The Stenotrophomonas maltophilia genome includes a region encoding these proteins:
- the fdnG gene encoding formate dehydrogenase-N subunit alpha, whose product MPSMSRRQFLKVTGTTLVGSSLALMGFAPGIALAEVRQYKLTRATETRNTCTYCSVACGILMYSLGDGAKNAEPSIFHIEGDPDHPVNRGTLCPKGAGLADIIHSKSRLLYPEYRAPGSNEWKRLSWDDALDRIARLMKEDRDANFVQKNEAGQTVNRWLTTGMLAASATSNETAVLTHKVVRSLGMLAFDNQARVUHGPTVAGLAPTLGRGAMTNHWVDIKNADLILIMGGNAAEAHPCGFKWVTEAKAHNKARLIVVDPRFNRSAAVADVYAPIRTGTDIVFLGGLINYLLTEDRIQHEYVLNYTDMSFLVKDEFAFKDGLYSGYNEEKRSYDRSSWDYAYGDDGFVRSDPTLKDPRCVYNLLKQHYARYTVEMVERICGTPADSIRQIWDMIASTAGKDKAMTILYALGWTQHSIGAQNVRAGTMVQLLLGNIGVAGGGMNALRGHSNIQGLTDIGLMSDLLPGYLTLPKQDEQDYEAYIAKRTQKPLRANQMSFWQNYPKFHVSLMKSWWGDAATADNNWCFDYLPKLDKPYDMLQAYELMNEGKIHGYICQGFNPLASAPNKGKLISAFSKLKFMVSMDPLETETIAFWQNHGALNDVDPSTIQTEVFRLPTTSFAEENGAVVNSSRWLQWHWKGANPPGEARSDIEIMSELFHRIKAMYEKDGGAWWEPVRDLAWNYANPEVPTPEELAMEYNGKALTDVFDPKDPTKLVRKAGEQLAAFGDLRDDGSTASGCWIYIGAWGPTGNMMARRDNSDPTGIGNTLGWAWAWPANRRVMYNRASCDVAGKPFDPRRTLLAWNGKNWGSVDVPDFKADEDPAGGMGPFIMNPEGIARFFAKAGMAEGPFPEHYEPFDTPLRSNPLSPGQALTLNNPAARVFASDRAQIGSPDEFPHVATTYRLTEHFHFWTKHGKLNAIIQPEQFVEIGAALADELGINNGSRVRVSSKRGHIEAVAMVTKRIKALQIDGRTVHQVGVPIHWGFLGAAKPGYIANTLTNAIGDGNSQTPESKCILVKVEKV is encoded by the coding sequence ATGCCATCGATGAGCCGCCGCCAGTTCCTGAAAGTGACCGGGACAACCCTGGTCGGCTCCAGCCTGGCATTGATGGGCTTCGCGCCCGGCATCGCGCTCGCGGAGGTCAGGCAGTACAAGCTGACCCGCGCGACCGAGACCCGCAACACCTGTACCTACTGTTCGGTGGCCTGCGGCATCCTGATGTACAGCCTCGGCGATGGTGCCAAGAACGCCGAGCCGAGCATCTTCCATATCGAAGGCGACCCGGACCATCCGGTGAACCGCGGCACGCTGTGCCCGAAGGGCGCCGGCCTGGCCGACATCATCCACAGCAAGTCGCGCCTGCTCTACCCCGAGTACCGCGCGCCGGGCTCGAACGAGTGGAAGCGGCTGAGCTGGGACGATGCGCTGGACCGCATCGCGCGGCTGATGAAGGAAGACCGCGATGCCAACTTCGTGCAGAAGAACGAGGCCGGGCAGACGGTCAACCGCTGGCTGACCACCGGCATGCTGGCGGCCTCGGCCACCAGCAATGAAACCGCGGTGCTGACCCACAAGGTCGTGCGCTCCCTTGGCATGTTGGCATTCGACAACCAGGCACGTGTCTGACACGGCCCGACGGTGGCAGGTCTTGCCCCGACGCTAGGCCGTGGTGCGATGACGAATCACTGGGTCGACATCAAGAATGCCGACCTGATCCTGATCATGGGTGGCAATGCCGCCGAGGCGCACCCGTGCGGGTTCAAATGGGTGACCGAGGCCAAGGCACACAACAAGGCACGCCTGATCGTGGTCGATCCGCGCTTCAACCGCTCGGCCGCGGTGGCCGACGTGTACGCGCCGATCCGCACCGGTACCGACATCGTGTTCCTGGGGGGCCTGATCAACTACCTGCTGACCGAGGACCGCATCCAGCACGAGTACGTGCTGAACTACACCGACATGTCGTTCCTGGTGAAGGACGAGTTCGCCTTCAAGGACGGCCTGTATTCGGGCTACAACGAAGAGAAGCGCAGCTACGACCGCTCCAGCTGGGACTACGCCTACGGTGACGATGGCTTCGTGCGCAGCGACCCGACGCTGAAGGACCCGCGCTGCGTCTACAACCTGCTCAAGCAGCACTATGCGCGCTACACGGTGGAGATGGTCGAACGCATCTGCGGCACGCCGGCCGACAGCATCCGCCAGATCTGGGACATGATCGCGTCCACCGCCGGCAAGGACAAGGCGATGACCATCCTGTACGCGCTGGGCTGGACGCAGCACTCGATCGGCGCGCAGAACGTGCGTGCCGGCACCATGGTGCAGCTGCTGCTGGGCAACATCGGCGTGGCCGGTGGTGGCATGAACGCCTTGCGCGGGCATTCCAACATCCAGGGCCTGACCGACATCGGCCTGATGTCCGACCTGCTGCCCGGCTACCTGACCCTGCCGAAACAGGACGAGCAGGACTACGAGGCCTACATCGCCAAGCGCACGCAGAAGCCGCTGCGCGCCAACCAGATGTCGTTCTGGCAGAACTACCCGAAGTTCCACGTCAGCCTGATGAAATCGTGGTGGGGCGACGCCGCCACCGCCGACAACAACTGGTGTTTCGATTACCTGCCCAAGCTCGACAAGCCGTACGACATGCTGCAGGCGTACGAGCTGATGAACGAAGGCAAGATCCACGGCTACATCTGCCAGGGCTTCAATCCGCTGGCCTCGGCGCCGAACAAGGGCAAGCTGATCAGCGCGTTCTCCAAGCTGAAGTTCATGGTCAGCATGGACCCGCTGGAAACCGAGACCATCGCCTTCTGGCAGAACCACGGTGCGTTGAACGACGTCGACCCGAGCACGATCCAGACCGAAGTATTCCGCCTGCCGACCACCTCCTTCGCCGAGGAGAACGGCGCGGTGGTGAATTCCTCGCGCTGGCTGCAGTGGCACTGGAAGGGTGCCAACCCACCGGGAGAAGCGCGCAGCGACATCGAGATCATGTCCGAGCTGTTCCATCGCATCAAAGCGATGTACGAGAAGGACGGCGGGGCGTGGTGGGAGCCGGTGCGCGACCTGGCCTGGAACTACGCCAACCCTGAGGTACCCACGCCCGAAGAACTGGCGATGGAATACAACGGCAAGGCGCTGACCGACGTGTTCGATCCGAAGGACCCAACCAAGCTGGTGCGCAAGGCCGGCGAGCAGTTGGCCGCATTCGGCGACCTGCGCGACGACGGCAGCACCGCCTCCGGCTGCTGGATCTACATCGGTGCCTGGGGCCCGACCGGCAACATGATGGCGCGGCGTGACAACAGCGACCCCACTGGCATCGGCAACACGCTGGGCTGGGCCTGGGCGTGGCCGGCCAATCGTCGCGTGATGTACAACCGCGCCTCGTGCGACGTCGCCGGAAAGCCGTTTGATCCGCGGCGCACGCTGCTGGCGTGGAACGGGAAAAACTGGGGCAGCGTGGACGTGCCCGACTTCAAGGCCGACGAAGATCCCGCCGGCGGAATGGGCCCGTTCATCATGAACCCGGAGGGCATCGCCCGCTTCTTCGCCAAGGCCGGCATGGCCGAAGGCCCGTTCCCGGAGCACTACGAACCGTTCGATACACCGCTGCGCAGCAACCCGCTCAGCCCCGGCCAGGCACTGACCCTGAACAACCCGGCCGCCCGCGTATTCGCCAGCGATCGCGCACAGATCGGTTCGCCGGACGAGTTCCCGCATGTGGCCACCACCTACCGCCTGACCGAGCATTTCCACTTCTGGACCAAGCACGGCAAGTTGAACGCCATCATCCAGCCCGAGCAGTTCGTCGAGATCGGCGCGGCGTTGGCCGACGAGCTGGGCATCAACAACGGCAGCCGCGTGCGGGTCAGCTCCAAGCGCGGCCACATCGAAGCGGTCGCCATGGTGACCAAGCGCATCAAGGCCCTGCAGATCGATGGCCGGACCGTGCACCAGGTGGGCGTGCCGATCCACTGGGGTTTCCTCGGTGCGGCCAAGCCTGGATACATCGCCAATACGCTGACCAACGCCATCGGTGACGGCAACTCGCAGACGCCCGAATCGAAGTGCATCCTGGTCAAGGTCGAGAAGGTGTAG
- the fdxH gene encoding formate dehydrogenase subunit beta yields the protein MSLQSLDIIRRSATTTPSPEARGAHTGQVAKLIDVSKCIGCKACQVACMEWNDLRDEVGSCVGSYDNPPDLSDQSWTVMKFREYEDETGKLEWLIRKEGCMHCSDPGCLKACPSPGAIIQYANGIVDFQEENCIGCGYCVTGCPFDVPRISKKDHKAYKCTLCSDRVAVGQEPACVKTCPTGAITFGSKQAMTEHAAGRVEDLKSRGYENAGLYDPQGVGGTHVMYVLQHVDKPELYADLPKNPRISPMVEVWKGVAKPLGVLAIAATAFAGFLHYIGIGRNTVNDEEEEEAEHEAKKIEEEQRP from the coding sequence ATGTCACTGCAATCCCTGGACATCATCCGCCGCTCGGCCACCACCACGCCCTCGCCGGAGGCGCGTGGTGCGCACACCGGCCAGGTCGCCAAGCTGATCGATGTGAGCAAGTGCATCGGCTGCAAGGCCTGCCAGGTCGCCTGCATGGAGTGGAATGACCTGCGCGACGAAGTGGGCAGCTGCGTTGGCAGCTATGACAACCCGCCCGACCTGAGCGACCAGTCGTGGACGGTGATGAAGTTCCGCGAGTACGAGGACGAGACGGGCAAGCTGGAGTGGCTGATCCGCAAGGAAGGCTGCATGCACTGCAGCGATCCGGGCTGCCTGAAGGCCTGCCCGTCGCCCGGTGCCATCATCCAGTACGCCAACGGCATCGTCGACTTCCAGGAAGAGAACTGCATCGGCTGCGGCTACTGCGTGACCGGTTGTCCGTTCGACGTGCCGCGCATCTCCAAGAAGGACCACAAGGCCTACAAGTGCACGCTGTGTTCGGACCGGGTGGCGGTGGGCCAGGAACCGGCCTGCGTGAAGACCTGCCCGACCGGCGCGATTACCTTCGGCAGCAAGCAGGCGATGACCGAGCACGCGGCCGGACGCGTGGAAGACCTGAAATCGCGCGGCTACGAGAACGCCGGCCTGTACGACCCGCAGGGCGTCGGCGGCACCCACGTGATGTACGTGCTGCAGCACGTGGACAAGCCGGAGCTGTATGCCGACCTGCCCAAGAACCCGCGCATCAGCCCGATGGTGGAGGTGTGGAAGGGCGTGGCCAAGCCGCTGGGCGTGCTGGCGATCGCCGCCACCGCCTTCGCCGGCTTCCTGCATTACATCGGCATCGGCCGCAACACGGTCAATGACGAGGAAGAAGAGGAAGCCGAGCACGAGGCGAAGAAGATCGAAGAGGAGCAGCGGCCATGA
- a CDS encoding formate dehydrogenase subunit gamma, giving the protein MKYAPHPRQIIRYRAPTRINHWIVAICFVLTALSGLALFHPALFPLTQLFGGGPWTRILHPFIGLAMVVGFALLAFRMWRDNLPTADDRAWMRGMRDVLRNEDEKLPPVGRFNAGQKLLFWAIIGCLSALLLTGFVIWRQYFSHFFPIGVIRFSVLAHALFGWVLVCAIVVHIYAAIWIKGSVRAMTQGKVTYGWAYKHHRQWFRDILRGRREEG; this is encoded by the coding sequence ATGAAGTACGCCCCGCACCCGCGCCAGATCATCCGCTACCGCGCACCGACCCGCATCAACCACTGGATCGTGGCGATCTGCTTCGTGTTGACCGCGCTGTCCGGGCTGGCGCTGTTCCACCCTGCCCTGTTCCCGTTGACCCAGCTGTTCGGTGGCGGCCCCTGGACGCGCATCCTGCATCCGTTCATCGGGCTGGCCATGGTGGTGGGCTTTGCGCTGCTGGCGTTCCGCATGTGGCGCGACAATCTGCCGACCGCCGACGATCGCGCATGGATGCGCGGCATGCGCGATGTACTGCGCAACGAGGATGAGAAGCTGCCGCCGGTGGGCCGTTTCAATGCCGGCCAGAAGCTGCTGTTCTGGGCCATCATCGGCTGCCTGTCGGCGCTGCTGCTGACCGGCTTCGTGATCTGGCGGCAGTACTTCAGCCACTTCTTCCCGATCGGGGTGATCCGCTTCTCGGTGCTGGCCCATGCGCTGTTCGGCTGGGTGCTGGTGTGCGCGATCGTGGTGCACATCTATGCGGCGATCTGGATCAAGGGCTCGGTGCGGGCGATGACCCAGGGCAAGGTGACCTATGGGTGGGCGTACAAGCATCACCGGCAGTGGTTCAGGGACATCCTGCGCGGACGTCGGGAAGAGGGTTAG
- the fdhE gene encoding formate dehydrogenase accessory protein FdhE, which yields MAQRILEPGEIETLASRDVPRIILPDIESLFAERATRLRSLAAHSAIGGYLQLLAALADAQQALLDELTPQQREALQSQARAQQSSAAAGAGMPLRPANTLQLDGCWRDWLRMLCQHCADETGLPLETRQELQRVAAADDAWLDAQAHAVLERDDAPSVDAVAALLVMNALQVYWAVLAASFRPTDLKPLADAPGLCPLCGTLPVTSVVQARPPYASYRYLSCSLCACQWHYVRVQCSQCGAAGKDIAYRALADVDGDSGEAVRESAVRAETCDHCHSYRKILYLEKDPSLEPVADDLGTLALDLLLAEEGYARASQNPLLWQSDGD from the coding sequence ATGGCGCAACGCATCCTTGAACCCGGTGAGATCGAGACGCTCGCCTCGCGCGATGTGCCGCGCATCATCCTGCCCGATATCGAGTCACTGTTCGCTGAGCGCGCGACGCGCCTGCGCAGCCTGGCCGCGCACAGTGCCATCGGCGGCTACCTGCAGCTGCTGGCGGCGTTGGCCGATGCACAGCAGGCGCTGCTGGATGAACTGACACCGCAGCAGCGCGAGGCGCTGCAGTCGCAGGCGCGCGCGCAGCAGTCGAGTGCGGCGGCCGGTGCCGGCATGCCGTTGCGGCCGGCCAACACGCTTCAGCTGGATGGATGCTGGCGCGACTGGCTGCGCATGCTGTGCCAGCACTGTGCCGACGAAACGGGGCTGCCGCTGGAAACCCGGCAGGAGCTGCAACGCGTCGCCGCGGCCGACGACGCCTGGCTGGATGCGCAGGCGCACGCGGTGCTGGAGCGCGATGACGCGCCGTCGGTGGATGCGGTCGCTGCGCTGCTGGTGATGAACGCACTGCAGGTTTACTGGGCGGTGCTCGCAGCCAGCTTCCGCCCTACCGACCTGAAGCCGCTGGCTGATGCGCCAGGGCTGTGCCCGCTGTGCGGCACGTTGCCGGTGACCAGCGTGGTGCAGGCACGCCCACCCTATGCGTCCTACCGTTACCTGTCGTGCTCGCTGTGCGCCTGCCAGTGGCACTACGTGCGCGTGCAGTGCAGCCAGTGTGGTGCCGCCGGCAAGGACATCGCCTATCGCGCCCTGGCCGATGTGGACGGCGACAGCGGCGAGGCGGTGCGCGAGAGCGCGGTGCGTGCCGAGACCTGCGACCACTGCCACAGCTACCGCAAGATCCTGTATCTGGAAAAGGACCCGTCACTGGAGCCGGTGGCCGATGACCTCGGCACGCTGGCGCTGGATCTGCTGCTGGCCGAGGAAGGCTATGCGCGTGCCAGCCAGAATCCTCTGCTGTGGCAATCCGACGGCGATTGA
- the selA gene encoding L-seryl-tRNA(Sec) selenium transferase yields the protein MTAMPPAPASAAALPSLDRVLRLPALAPLIEGHGRSRITQLLRSHLQVLRERVSASQLSTAQLQEAVDGPALVAAVEAALAADARLDLQPMFNLTGTVLHTNLGRALLPEAAVQAVTRAMTAPVDLEFDVIRGRRGDRDARVQALICELTGAEAATVVNNNAAAVLLLLNSLANRRDVVVSRGELVEIGGAFRIPDVMRSAGARLLEVGTTNRTHPADFTNAIGARTALLMEVHASNYAISGFTAKVDTAAMAAIAHEHGLPLVVDLGSGSLCDLATFGLPHEPTVQETLTAGADLVSFSGDKLLGGPQAGIIAGRADLIARINRNPLKRALRMDKMGLAALEAVLALYREPELLAQRLPTLRTLSRTQDDIDAQAQRLLQPMRASLAANYSLEPASMHSQIGSGAQPQAQLASAGLRITSARRGGLDRLAKRLRQLARPVLGRIADDALWLDLRCLEPADEADFLAQWSTLQA from the coding sequence ATGACAGCCATGCCCCCCGCCCCGGCATCGGCCGCTGCCCTGCCCTCGCTGGACCGGGTGCTGCGCCTGCCTGCACTGGCGCCACTGATCGAAGGCCACGGTCGAAGCCGTATCACCCAGCTGCTGCGTTCGCACCTGCAGGTGCTGCGTGAGCGTGTAAGCGCCAGCCAGTTGTCGACCGCGCAGCTGCAGGAAGCGGTCGACGGCCCGGCGCTGGTGGCAGCGGTCGAGGCCGCACTGGCAGCCGATGCACGGCTGGACCTGCAACCGATGTTCAACCTGACCGGCACCGTACTGCATACCAACCTGGGTCGCGCATTGCTGCCCGAGGCCGCGGTGCAGGCAGTCACCCGCGCGATGACCGCGCCGGTCGATCTGGAGTTCGACGTCATCCGTGGCCGTCGCGGCGACCGCGATGCGCGGGTACAGGCACTGATCTGCGAGCTGACCGGTGCCGAAGCCGCCACTGTGGTCAACAACAATGCGGCGGCGGTCCTGCTGCTGCTCAACAGCCTGGCCAACCGCCGCGACGTGGTGGTGTCGCGCGGCGAGCTGGTGGAGATCGGTGGCGCCTTCCGCATTCCCGACGTGATGCGCAGCGCCGGCGCGCGGCTGCTGGAAGTAGGTACCACCAACCGCACCCATCCGGCCGACTTCACCAACGCCATCGGCGCGCGCACAGCGCTGCTGATGGAGGTGCACGCCAGCAACTACGCGATCAGCGGATTCACTGCCAAGGTCGACACCGCGGCGATGGCCGCGATCGCGCACGAACATGGCCTGCCGCTGGTGGTGGACCTGGGCAGTGGCAGCCTGTGCGATCTGGCCACGTTCGGCCTGCCGCACGAACCCACCGTGCAGGAAACGCTGACGGCCGGCGCCGATCTGGTTTCGTTCAGCGGCGACAAGCTGCTGGGTGGTCCGCAGGCCGGCATCATCGCCGGCCGCGCCGACCTGATCGCGCGGATCAACCGCAACCCGCTGAAGCGGGCACTGCGCATGGACAAGATGGGCCTGGCCGCACTGGAAGCGGTGCTGGCCCTGTACCGCGAACCCGAGCTGCTGGCACAGCGGCTGCCGACACTGCGCACGCTCTCGCGCACGCAGGATGACATTGATGCGCAGGCCCAGCGCCTGCTGCAGCCGATGCGTGCCTCGCTGGCGGCGAACTACAGCCTCGAGCCTGCTTCGATGCACAGCCAGATCGGCAGCGGCGCGCAGCCACAGGCGCAGCTGGCCAGCGCCGGACTGCGCATTACCAGCGCGCGCCGTGGCGGACTGGATCGCCTGGCCAAGCGCCTGCGTCAGCTGGCGCGACCCGTGCTGGGCCGCATTGCCGATGACGCGCTGTGGCTGGACCTGCGCTGCCTGGAACCCGCCGACGAAGCCGACTTCCTCGCCCAGTGGAGCACGCTGCAGGCATGA
- the selB gene encoding selenocysteine-specific translation elongation factor, giving the protein MIVGTAGHIDHGKTSLVRALTGIETDRLQEERTRGISIELGYAYVPVERRDGTGPVATLGFVDVPGHERFVHTMVAGATGIDVAVLVIAADDGVMPQTREHLAILQLLGVNRGAVALTKIDRVDAARLARVEIEVAALLAGTPLQDSPVFTCNSTAPDDAGINALRTQLHAWAADDASTRQAELRSELFRMPVDRVFSLAGHGTLVTGAVHGGIASVGEHLQLMPAATEVRIRSIHAQNQASDHAMAGQRCALNLAAIARDDIRRGDWIADARALLATTRVDVRLRLSPLAAPLRDWTPLHIHWGTMHRQAHVVLLEDDDHGNGQLVQLVFEAPVCAMCGDPFIARDSAATHTLGGGIVLDPDPPQRRRRSPARLTWLGALEQLAAGAGIGPLLQQAPFGIAMAALQRYCRRAADQIILPAGAQRIVTREDTVVILASHWQALREQVITSLCGWHERRPDEPGVDSGRLQRSTLPALAASLWNALLQDLLDDGSVQRVGAWWRLPGHDHAPPERERLLLERVLPQLHAGGFDPPWVRTLAAEIGLAEDEVRAVLRRATARGELFQVVPDLFYAPARIAELAAIVAQLSQASGTVDAATFRDAIGLGRKRSIQILEFFNRVGYTRRVGDQHRPRGDLQWNAARD; this is encoded by the coding sequence ATGATCGTCGGCACCGCCGGGCATATCGACCATGGCAAGACCAGCCTGGTGCGGGCACTGACCGGCATCGAAACCGATCGCCTGCAGGAAGAGCGTACGCGTGGTATTTCCATCGAGCTGGGCTATGCCTATGTTCCTGTGGAACGCAGGGACGGCACAGGTCCTGTCGCGACGCTGGGTTTCGTCGACGTGCCGGGCCATGAGCGCTTCGTGCACACGATGGTGGCCGGCGCCACGGGTATCGACGTCGCCGTGCTGGTCATCGCTGCCGACGACGGCGTGATGCCACAGACCCGCGAGCATCTGGCCATCCTGCAGCTGCTGGGCGTGAACCGGGGTGCGGTGGCGCTGACCAAGATCGACCGTGTGGATGCGGCGCGCCTGGCCCGGGTCGAGATCGAGGTCGCTGCCCTGCTGGCCGGCACGCCACTGCAGGATTCCCCTGTGTTCACCTGCAACAGCACCGCACCCGACGATGCTGGCATCAACGCGCTGCGTACCCAGCTGCACGCGTGGGCGGCGGACGACGCCAGCACGCGCCAGGCCGAACTGCGCAGCGAGCTGTTCCGTATGCCGGTGGACCGCGTGTTCTCGCTGGCCGGCCACGGAACGCTGGTGACCGGCGCAGTGCACGGCGGCATCGCCTCGGTGGGTGAGCATCTGCAGCTGATGCCGGCCGCCACTGAAGTGCGCATACGCAGCATCCACGCGCAGAACCAGGCTAGTGACCACGCGATGGCCGGGCAGCGCTGCGCGCTGAACCTGGCGGCCATCGCCCGTGATGACATCCGCCGCGGTGACTGGATCGCCGACGCGCGCGCACTGCTGGCCACCACCCGCGTTGATGTGCGGCTGCGGCTTTCCCCGTTGGCCGCGCCATTGCGCGACTGGACGCCGCTGCACATCCACTGGGGCACGATGCACCGGCAGGCCCATGTGGTGCTGCTGGAGGACGACGATCACGGCAATGGGCAGTTGGTGCAACTGGTGTTCGAAGCACCCGTCTGTGCGATGTGCGGTGATCCCTTCATCGCCCGTGATTCAGCGGCGACCCACACGCTGGGCGGTGGCATCGTGCTCGATCCGGACCCGCCACAGCGGCGCCGGCGCAGTCCTGCACGGCTCACGTGGCTGGGAGCACTGGAGCAACTGGCCGCGGGTGCGGGAATCGGCCCACTGTTGCAGCAGGCGCCCTTCGGCATTGCCATGGCCGCGCTGCAACGCTACTGCCGGCGCGCCGCCGACCAGATCATTCTGCCTGCAGGCGCACAGCGCATCGTCACCCGCGAAGACACGGTGGTCATCCTCGCCTCGCACTGGCAGGCACTGCGCGAGCAGGTGATCACCTCGCTGTGTGGCTGGCATGAGCGACGCCCGGACGAACCCGGTGTCGACAGCGGCCGCCTGCAGCGCAGCACCCTGCCCGCGCTTGCAGCGAGCCTCTGGAATGCGCTGCTGCAGGACCTGCTGGACGACGGCAGCGTGCAACGCGTGGGTGCCTGGTGGCGCCTGCCCGGGCATGACCATGCGCCACCGGAACGCGAGCGTCTGCTGCTGGAACGCGTGCTGCCGCAACTGCACGCCGGTGGCTTCGATCCGCCGTGGGTGCGCACCCTTGCTGCCGAGATCGGCCTGGCCGAAGACGAAGTCCGCGCCGTCCTGCGCCGCGCCACCGCACGTGGCGAGCTGTTCCAGGTGGTGCCGGACCTGTTCTACGCACCCGCGCGCATTGCGGAACTCGCCGCGATCGTCGCGCAGCTGTCACAGGCCAGCGGCACGGTGGATGCGGCCACGTTCCGCGATGCCATCGGCCTGGGCCGCAAACGCAGCATCCAGATCTTGGAGTTCTTCAATCGCGTTGGCTACACTCGACGCGTCGGTGACCAGCATCGGCCGCGCGGCGACCTGCAGTGGAACGCAGCCCGCGACTGA
- the selD gene encoding selenide, water dikinase SelD → MATHAQSPAPSTADAPQRLTSLAHGGGCGCKIAPGVLSELLRGVPALPAPAELLVGRETSDDAAVYRLDDRQAIVATTDFFMPIVDDPFDFGRIAATNALSDLYAMGARPLFALAIVGMPINTLPQDTIRGILQGGERACADAGIVVAGGHSIDSVEPIYGLAAIGVLDPQRLKRNADARAGDVLVLGKPLGVGVYSSALKKEVLDADGYQQMIASTTRLNTVGVPLAALDGVHAMTDVTGFGLLGHLLEVCRASGVAAEVDSAQVPLLPQALELLQRGCVTGASNRNWASYGTEVRFADGLPAHWQPLLTDPQTSGGLLVSCAPEAVDAVLACFHDAGFGQAAMVGRLSEGAPGVSVV, encoded by the coding sequence ATGGCCACGCACGCGCAGTCCCCCGCCCCTTCAACGGCCGATGCCCCGCAACGACTGACCTCTCTCGCGCATGGCGGCGGCTGCGGCTGCAAGATCGCGCCGGGCGTGCTGAGCGAACTGCTGCGTGGTGTTCCAGCACTTCCGGCACCAGCTGAACTGCTGGTTGGCCGCGAGACCAGCGACGACGCCGCGGTGTACCGCCTCGATGATCGCCAGGCAATCGTCGCCACCACCGATTTCTTCATGCCCATCGTCGACGACCCGTTCGACTTCGGCCGCATCGCGGCCACCAACGCGCTGTCGGACCTGTACGCGATGGGCGCGCGCCCGCTGTTCGCACTGGCCATCGTCGGCATGCCGATCAATACGCTGCCGCAGGACACGATCCGCGGCATCCTGCAGGGCGGCGAACGCGCCTGCGCTGATGCCGGCATCGTGGTCGCTGGTGGCCACAGCATCGATTCGGTGGAACCCATCTACGGCCTGGCCGCGATCGGCGTGCTCGACCCGCAACGACTCAAGCGCAATGCCGATGCCCGCGCCGGCGACGTGCTGGTGCTGGGCAAGCCGTTGGGCGTGGGCGTGTATTCGTCAGCACTGAAGAAGGAAGTGCTGGACGCCGACGGCTACCAGCAGATGATCGCGTCGACCACCCGCCTGAACACCGTGGGCGTGCCGCTGGCCGCCCTGGACGGCGTGCATGCCATGACCGACGTCACCGGCTTCGGCCTGCTCGGCCACCTGCTGGAAGTGTGCCGCGCCAGTGGTGTCGCTGCCGAGGTGGACAGTGCACAGGTGCCGCTGCTGCCGCAGGCGCTGGAGCTGCTGCAGCGTGGCTGCGTGACCGGCGCCTCCAACCGTAACTGGGCCTCGTATGGCACCGAGGTGCGCTTCGCCGATGGGTTGCCGGCACACTGGCAGCCGCTGCTGACCGATCCGCAGACCAGCGGCGGACTGCTGGTGTCGTGCGCTCCGGAGGCGGTGGATGCAGTGCTGGCCTGCTTCCACGACGCGGGGTTCGGCCAGGCAGCCATGGTCGGGCGTTTGAGCGAAGGAGCGCCGGGCGTCAGCGTGGTTTGA
- a CDS encoding helix-turn-helix domain-containing protein, with amino-acid sequence MNLIDIGKAVRTRREQLGLSQGQLAHLSGLSRQTVVGLEGGTLSDLGVNRVGQLMAVLGLDVPAPTTENRLRKQGLKMAARTANVSYASELTAGELARVLVSGEVPATYAAQMAHLLDEAPPAMMVMAVEEAAIGAQMPPRRIWRNVAKMANTLSAHRKDLWM; translated from the coding sequence ATGAACCTGATCGACATCGGCAAGGCGGTTCGTACCCGCCGTGAGCAGCTTGGCCTGTCGCAAGGCCAACTGGCTCATCTCAGCGGCCTTTCCCGGCAGACCGTGGTCGGCCTGGAAGGGGGCACCCTTAGTGATCTGGGCGTCAATCGCGTGGGACAGCTGATGGCCGTGCTCGGTCTGGATGTTCCGGCACCCACCACCGAGAACCGGCTGCGCAAGCAAGGCCTGAAAATGGCCGCGCGAACCGCGAACGTGAGCTACGCAAGCGAATTGACTGCGGGCGAGCTGGCCCGCGTACTGGTCAGCGGGGAAGTTCCTGCCACCTACGCGGCGCAGATGGCGCACCTGCTGGATGAAGCCCCTCCCGCCATGATGGTGATGGCGGTCGAGGAAGCTGCAATCGGCGCGCAGATGCCACCACGGCGCATCTGGCGCAACGTGGCGAAGATGGCCAACACACTTTCTGCTCACCGCAAGGACCTGTGGATGTGA